One Anopheles marshallii chromosome 3, idAnoMarsDA_429_01, whole genome shotgun sequence genomic region harbors:
- the LOC128710890 gene encoding PRL-1 phosphatase, which yields MTTVIMRQKDIRPAPARIEFKGMKFLITDRPSDANIHSYIAELKKNNVSIVVRVCEPSYKIEELANHGIIVRDLAFEDGTFPPNDIVVEWFEILKQKFQEDPEACVAVHCVAGLGRAPVLVALALIELGLKYEAAVELIRDKRRGAINAKQLSYLEKYRPKSRLKHKNGHKNSCCVQ from the exons ATGACAACCGTCATCATGCGTCAGAAGGACATCAGACCCGCACCGGCGCGGATCGAGTTCAAGGGAATGAAATTCCTCATTACCGATCGGCCATCGGACGCAAACATACATTCGTATATCGCT GagctgaaaaaaaataacgtctCGATTGTGGTGCGCGTATGCGAGCCAAGCTATAAGATCGAAGAGCTGGCAAACCATGGTATCATCGTGCGCGATTTGGCGTTTGAGGATGGTACCTTCCCGCCGAACGACATCGTAGTGGAATGGTTCGagattttgaagcaaaa ATTCCAGGAGGATCCGGAAGCGTGTGTGGCGGTACACTGTGTAGCAGGTCTAGGCCGTGCACCAGTGCTTGTGGCCCTTGCTTTGATTGAACTAGGACTTAAGTACGAGGCAGCTGTAGAATTGATTAGAGA TAAACGAAGAGGTGCTATTAATGCCAAACAACTATCATACCTAGAAAAGTATAGGCCCAAATCACGGTtaaagcacaaaaatggcCACAAGAACTCGTGCTGCGTGCAATAA
- the LOC128714000 gene encoding dTTP/UTP pyrophosphatase, with translation MLQPILHQIGTKRVVLASGSPRRQELIQNLGISNVQLCPSTFEENLDPTQYSFSDYVAMTALGKVREVYERLSKDDATKADVVIGADTMVTMDGKMYGKPKTPDHAFEVLQKLIGHSHIVYTGVVIKYHGKEVKFTESCKVQFGKATDAQIKAYVDTGEPLDKAGGYGIQGLGGNFVERIEGDYFTVVGLPMYRLSVELCKLFDYHVE, from the exons ATGCTGCAACCAATACTTCATCAAATCGGAACAAAACGGGTTGTACTGGCCAGTGGATCCCCGCGACGACAGGAATTGATACAAAATCTG GGGATATCCAACGTTCAGCTTTGTCCATCTACGTTCGAGGAAAACCTAGACCCGACCCAGTATTCCTTCAGCGATTATGTAGCCATGACGGCACTCGGGAAAGTGCGTGAAGTGTACGAGCGCCTTTCGAAGGATGATGCAACGAAAGCGGATGTTGTGATCGGGGCCGACACCATGGTCACGATGGATGGAAAGATGTATGGAAAACCGAAAACACCGGATCATGCATTTGAAGTGTTGCAAAA ACTTATTGGACATAGTCACATCGTGTACACTGGAGTGGTAATAAAGTACCATGGAAAGGAGGTAAAGTTTACTGAATCCTGCAAGGTACAGTTTGGGAAAGCTACAGATGCCCAGATTAAAGCATATGTCGACACAGGTGAACCTCT agATAAAGCAGGAGGATACGGTATTCAAGGATTAGGTGGTAACTTCGTAGAAAGGATCGAAGGGGATTATTTTACTGTCGTTGGCCTACCGATGTATCGACTTTCTGTTGAATTGTGTAAATTATTCGACTATCACGTTGAATGA
- the LOC128713707 gene encoding protein zwilch: MSDLANVYQLFRNKFEENDFQYYCPPSYIHSLTQNSDKIIFAFRKNQNFTADTNWTGLKTSPKSNTSKNLDLTGSPLKDISYEEYDSMNFSKEYDANTVQNLWKPEEESYGPLVIEKARSLLQNFINLDCRIGRGSIWTLCDGTDTDQTVLLQLSINSASNDQRQFTRGVVRFTGLQASNSISLAQLIGIHRQRAGDGMKFNPKIQVQQWCKLCPQITVRLSWHTMGECATFSVERNARVRLSQEFTINNGAFSRSSMAEYFWQQLQRLALMREKIMDIRANRESGYARNDFIGEGEMDLEYVKQKVNNILSSFLAVEPTDFKPSSIADMIQQVQKHDPTDVMERLYDALTLCTNYDDLRAAIDYIFHLSTHSNIVNVPTNGSRFAQLILAMIQDRLAIPSLTGSEPYELLLECGLNKLMNDYRTIFSESGVYELEFEKLFQPQVSNPRKSRYATGSGPQHDLHHHTTKHSALMFQATAEDRGREKSILVSNFDEDEVKIRINRLAQVHLLLEHLLLLEDAVSIPSIYGRVCELYLSQQPYSYGEVYNRKTDLLEFDMDEFMLLRKVEQLQPCARRVTMSSGNLLQKLDTVFYQNVKPLLPERLYPQFDSKEIDNKHVFCCYEYDRIERL, from the exons ATGAGTGATCTGGCAAATGTTTATCAGCTGTTTCGGAACAAGTTTGAGGAAAATGACTTCCAGTATTACTGTCCACCATCGTATATACACTCGCTAACGCAAAACAGTGATAAGATTATTTTCGCATTTCGGAAG AATCAAAACTTTACGGCAGATACGAACTGGACTGGCTTAAAGACTTCGCCGAAAAGTAATACATCAAAAAACCTAGACCTTACTGGGTCTCCGTTGAAGGACATTAGCTATGAAGAGTACGACTCGATGAATTTTTCAAAAGAATACGATGCAAATACGGTGCAGAATCTTTGGAAACCCGAGGAGGAATCCTACGGACCACTGGTAATTGAAAAGGCTCGCTCACTTCTGCAAAACTTTATCAATCTCGATTGTCGAATCGGGCGTGGCAGCATCTGGACGCTCTGCGACGGTACCGACACCGACCAGACGGTGCTTCTTCAGCTGTCGATCAATTCAGCATCGAACGATCAGCGTCAGTTTACGCGTGGTGTTGTACGCTTTACTGGTTTGCAAGCGAGCAATAGCATTTCTTTGGCCCAGCTCATCGGTATCCATCGGCAGCGTGCCGGCGATGGGATGAAGTTCAACCCGAAGATTCAAGTCCAGCAATGGTGCAAACTGTGCCCACAGATTACGGTTCGCTTAAGCTGGCACACAATGGGCGAATGTGCCACCTTTAGTGTTGAGCGTAATGCGCGCGTTCGGCTGAGCCAGGAGTTTACGATCAATAATGGTGCGTTTAGTCGTAGTTCCATGGCGGAGTACTTCTGGCAGCAACTGCAACGGTTAGCGTTGATGAGGGAAAAAATTATGGACATTCGTGCCAACCGTGAGTCTGGCTATGCACGTAACGATTTCATTGGAGAAGG CGAAATGGATCTGGAGTACGTGAAGCAAAAGGTGAACAATATTCTGTCATCTTTTTTGGCGGTAGAGCCAACCGATTTTAAACCATCCTCTATAGCTGACATGATACAGCAAGTGCAGAAACACGATCCTACGGACGTGATGGAACGGTTGTACGATGCCTTAACAC tatgCACAAACTATGACGATCTTAGGGCAGCTATTGATTATATCTTTCATCTGTCGACGCATTCTAACATTGTG AACGTTCCAACAAATGGGTCCCGGTTTGCGCAGCTCATTCTAGCAATGATTCAGGACCGTCTTGCCATTCCATCGTTGACCGGATCGGAACCGTACGAGCTGCTACTGGAGTGTGGCCTCAACAAGCTTATGAACGACTATCGGACGATCTTTAGCGAGAGTGGCGTGTACGAGCTGGAGTTTGAGAAACTGTTTCAGCCACAGGTTAGCAACCCACGCAAATCTCGGTACGCGACCGGATCGGGACCACAGCACGATCTGCACCATCATACCACCAAACACAGCGCACTCATGTTTCAAGCTACCGCCGAAGATCGTGGCCGCGAAAAATCGATCCTGGTGAGCAACTTCGACGAGGATGAAGTAAAGATCCGTATTAACCGTCTGGCACAGGTGCATCTACTGTTGGAGCATTTGCTACTGCTCGAAGATGCCGTAAGCATTCCGTCCATTTACGGGCGTGTTTGTGAGCTGTACCTTAGCCAGCAGCCGTACAGCTACGGTGAGGTGTACAACCGCAAAACCGATCTGCTCGAGTTCGATATGGATGAGTTTATGTTGCTGCGCAAAGTGGAACAGCTGCAACCGTGCGCAAGGCGGGTGACAATGTCGTCGGGCAATTTGTTGCAGAAACTGGATACCGTTTTCTATCAGAACGTTAAACCGCTGTTGCCGGAGCGGCTTTATCCACAGTTCGATAGTAAGGAGATTGACAATAAGCACGTGTTCTGTTGCTACGAGTATGATCGAATTGAGCGTCTATGA